GTACTGCGCCGGCAGGAAGCCCCACGCGTGCGAGTCGGCGCTGGCGTTGCGGTTGTCGCCCAGCACGAAGTACGTACCCTCCGGCACCCGTGACGGGCCCCAGGTGTAGCTCGCGGGCTCGGCCACGTAGGGCTCGTGCCGGGGCTGGCCGTCCACGAGCACCTTCCCGTCGAGCACCTGCACCACCTGTCCCGGCACGGCGACCACCCGCTTGAGCGAGTAGCGCGGGGGCTCGGCGACCGTCTTCGCGAGCTGGGGCGGGGGCGCGAAGACGACGATGTCCCCGGCCTCCGGCGCCCGGAAGCGATACGTGAGCTGGTCCATCACCACGCGCTCGCCCACTTGGAGCGTCGGCTCCATGGAGCCGGAGATGACGCGCAGCGGACGGACGGCGAAGGTGCGCAGCAGGACCATCCCCACCACCAGCAAGGCCAGGAACGCGAGCCCCGCCCAGGGCCTGCGCCGCGGTCGGGGGGGCTGCGCGGGAGTGTCCTCCCGCCTCCGTTCGGCTTGCGCGGCAGCCACCATTCCACGGTCTCCTGGGTAACTGTTGTAGACTGCGTTACGGGATGGACGCTCCATCCCCAGCCGTTCCACGAGAGGAAGATGACATGATGAAGGCACTGAAGATGGGGCTTATCGGCATGGCATTGGGCGCGGCGGCGGCGTTGGGGGCGTCCACCCTGGGCGCCGAGGAGGCCAGCGCGCAGGTCTGCTGCACCCGGTGCTCCCCGATAAGGGAC
The window above is part of the Pyxidicoccus xibeiensis genome. Proteins encoded here:
- the lepB gene encoding signal peptidase I; amino-acid sequence: MVAAAQAERRREDTPAQPPRPRRRPWAGLAFLALLVVGMVLLRTFAVRPLRVISGSMEPTLQVGERVVMDQLTYRFRAPEAGDIVVFAPPPQLAKTVAEPPRYSLKRVVAVPGQVVQVLDGKVLVDGQPRHEPYVAEPASYTWGPSRVPEGTYFVLGDNRNASADSHAWGFLPAQYVLGRAWLRFWPLERAGRP